Proteins co-encoded in one Amaranthus tricolor cultivar Red isolate AtriRed21 chromosome 7, ASM2621246v1, whole genome shotgun sequence genomic window:
- the LOC130817559 gene encoding uncharacterized protein LOC130817559 isoform X1 has protein sequence MACVCKNVMHSPSLCVISDRHASILATMKEPEWQPPNAHHRFCLRHLLSNFNHQMGNVKLKKMYGRTAEQIQPHKVIEGLKAIGVANREALFWIDQVGDMCKWSICHDGGYRYGVTNTNLAEVFNNVMKGVRFLLITTLVEFIFYRVNDYFVKRRENANAWLIRGNKYTSHATRIITRNTEKANYHEIVAFDCKRGLFQVKTGRGNRGSAKGGKIQSVDMREMKCTCYKSFIYNLPCSHVLAICIKRHLSYERFVDTYYTTQSYVNTYESIFLPLIDKRSWPQYTGVEVIHDPDHIRGVGRPKSRRITNEMDEESRRRIACRRYGSEGHHTRTCTSR, from the coding sequence atggcgtgTGTTTGTAAGaatgtgatgcatagtccaaGTTTATGTGTTATTTCCGATAGACATGCGAGCATTCTAGCAACCATGAaggagccggaatggcaacctccgaatgcccatcataggttttgcttgcggcacttgttaagtaacttcaaccatcaaatgggtaatgtgaagttgaagaagatgtatggaaggactgcagagcaaatacaaccacataaggtcatcgagggattgaaggccattggtgttgctaatcgagaagcacttttttggattgatcaagttggtgatatgtgtaaatggtcaatatgtcatgatggagggtataggtatggtgttactaataccaacttagccgaagtattcaataacgtgatgaagggtgtacgtttcttgcTTATAACCACTCTTGTGGAGTTCATCTTCTAtcgtgttaatgattattttgttaaaagacgCGAGAACGCAAATGCATGGCTAATTAGGGGAAATAAGTATACTTCACACGCCACAAGAATTATCACACGTAACACTGAGAAGGCAAACTACCATGAGATCGTCGCATTTGACTGCAAACGAGGCCTTTTTCAAGTTAAGACTGgacgtggtaatagaggatccgccaagggtggtaaaatacaaagtgtggatatgagagagatgaaatgcacttgtTACAAATCCTTCATATATAACTTACCTTGCTCTCATGTTCTTGCCATTTGTATTAAACGACACTTATCGTATGAGCGTTTTGTGGACACCTACTACACGACCCAGAGCTATGTGAATACATATGAATCCATATTCTTGCcgttgattgataagaggtcatggcctcaatacaccggtgttgaggtgatacacgatccagatcacattcgTGGAGTAGGAAGACCTAAGTCAAGGAGGATCACCAACGAAATGGACGAAGAGTCAAGGAGACGCATCGCTTGTCGAAGGTATGGTAGTGAAGGTCACCacactagaacttgcacgtcaaggtaa
- the LOC130817559 gene encoding uncharacterized protein LOC130817559 isoform X2: MACVCKNVMHSPSLCVISDRHASILATMKEPEWQPPNAHHRFCLRHLLSNFNHQMGNVKLKKMYGRTAEQIQPHKVIEGLKAIGVANREALFWIDQVGDMCKWSICHDGGYRYGVTNTNLAEVFNNVMKGVRFLLITTLVEFIFYRVNDYFVKRRENANAWLIRGNKYTSHATRIITRNTEKANYHEIVAFDCKRGLFQVKTGRGNRGSAKGGKIQSVDMREMKCTCYKSFIYNLPCSHVLAICIKRHLSYERFVDTYYTTQSYVNTYESIFLPLIDKRSWPQYTGVEVIHDPDHIRGVGRPKSRRITNEMDEESRRRIACRSRDGSSSSRPSRP, from the exons atggcgtgTGTTTGTAAGaatgtgatgcatagtccaaGTTTATGTGTTATTTCCGATAGACATGCGAGCATTCTAGCAACCATGAaggagccggaatggcaacctccgaatgcccatcataggttttgcttgcggcacttgttaagtaacttcaaccatcaaatgggtaatgtgaagttgaagaagatgtatggaaggactgcagagcaaatacaaccacataaggtcatcgagggattgaaggccattggtgttgctaatcgagaagcacttttttggattgatcaagttggtgatatgtgtaaatggtcaatatgtcatgatggagggtataggtatggtgttactaataccaacttagccgaagtattcaataacgtgatgaagggtgtacgtttcttgcTTATAACCACTCTTGTGGAGTTCATCTTCTAtcgtgttaatgattattttgttaaaagacgCGAGAACGCAAATGCATGGCTAATTAGGGGAAATAAGTATACTTCACACGCCACAAGAATTATCACACGTAACACTGAGAAGGCAAACTACCATGAGATCGTCGCATTTGACTGCAAACGAGGCCTTTTTCAAGTTAAGACTGgacgtggtaatagaggatccgccaagggtggtaaaatacaaagtgtggatatgagagagatgaaatgcacttgtTACAAATCCTTCATATATAACTTACCTTGCTCTCATGTTCTTGCCATTTGTATTAAACGACACTTATCGTATGAGCGTTTTGTGGACACCTACTACACGACCCAGAGCTATGTGAATACATATGAATCCATATTCTTGCcgttgattgataagaggtcatggcctcaatacaccggtgttgaggtgatacacgatccagatcacattcgTGGAGTAGGAAGACCTAAGTCAAGGAGGATCACCAACGAAATGGACGAAGAGTCAAGGAGACGCATCGCTTGTCGAAG tAGAGATGGATCCAGTAGCTCCAGGCCCTCGCGACCTTAG